The following proteins are co-located in the Camelina sativa cultivar DH55 chromosome 12, Cs, whole genome shotgun sequence genome:
- the LOC104731397 gene encoding uncharacterized protein LOC104731397 isoform X3 translates to MECNYISDLHPGRKNWVIQAKVLSIWVLCEFFTKRVLLLADEKGDTIEATIVFTEFEYEIPRFIKDGEWYSLSDFKVIKPTLKERNTTHPYQIKVWEKTKMNLIQPITCKNYFRFEDFADINHARVNEGVTFDVSEMNEGVSVVPQNGRTNLCDGVVIKLLNGRYTMYCQYLWLIKDLY, encoded by the exons ATGGAATGCAACTATATCTCCGATCTACATCCGGGACGGAAAAATTGGGTCATACAAGCTAAGGTTTTAAGTATTTGGGTTCTTTGTGAGTTTTTCACCAAAAGGGTGTTGCTTCTCGCAGATGAAAAG ggTGACACAATCGAAGCCACAATTGTGTTTACTGAGTTTGAATATGAAATACCAAGATTTATTAAAGACGGTGAATGGTATTCCTTAAGTGATTTCAAAGTCATCAAGCCAAccctaaaagaaagaaacacaactCATCCTTACCAAATAAAGGTTtgggagaaaacaaaaatgaatctAATTCAGCCGATTACTTGCAAAAATTATTTTCGCTTTGAAGATTTTGCAGATATAAATCATGCAAGAGTAAATGAAGGTGTTACTTTCG ATGTCTCTGAAATGAATGAAGGAGTAAGTGTCGTTCCTCAAAATGGGCGGACCAACCTTTGCGATGGTGTTgttatcaaacttttaaatGGGAG GTACACCATGTATTGTCAATACTTATGGCTCATCAAGGATCTATATTAA
- the LOC104731397 gene encoding uncharacterized protein LOC104731397 isoform X4, whose amino-acid sequence MECNYISDLHPGRKNWVIQAKVLSIWVLCEFFTKRVLLLADEKGDTIEATIVFTEFEYEIPRFIKDGEWYSLSDFKVIKPTLKERNTTHPYQIKVWEKTKMNLIQPITCKNYFRFEDFADINHARVNEGVTFDVSEMNEGVSVVPQNGRTNLCDGVVIKLLNGRNETLKCHAMGNYAS is encoded by the exons ATGGAATGCAACTATATCTCCGATCTACATCCGGGACGGAAAAATTGGGTCATACAAGCTAAGGTTTTAAGTATTTGGGTTCTTTGTGAGTTTTTCACCAAAAGGGTGTTGCTTCTCGCAGATGAAAAG ggTGACACAATCGAAGCCACAATTGTGTTTACTGAGTTTGAATATGAAATACCAAGATTTATTAAAGACGGTGAATGGTATTCCTTAAGTGATTTCAAAGTCATCAAGCCAAccctaaaagaaagaaacacaactCATCCTTACCAAATAAAGGTTtgggagaaaacaaaaatgaatctAATTCAGCCGATTACTTGCAAAAATTATTTTCGCTTTGAAGATTTTGCAGATATAAATCATGCAAGAGTAAATGAAGGTGTTACTTTCG ATGTCTCTGAAATGAATGAAGGAGTAAGTGTCGTTCCTCAAAATGGGCGGACCAACCTTTGCGATGGTGTTgttatcaaacttttaaatGGGAG GAATGAAACTCTAAAATGTCATGCAATGGGAAATTATGCTTCATAA
- the LOC104733435 gene encoding uncharacterized protein LOC104733435, with protein MATVYHFPDNIHVTSTVTIKLNNTNYLLWKTQFESLLSCQKLIGFVNGAITAPPRTITSTTGNTATEVPNPQYDSWFCTDQLIRSWLFGTLSEEVLGYVHNLTTSRDIWLSLAENFNKSSIAREFALRRSLWVLEKKVMAFAAYCREFIAICDALSSIGKPIDESLKIFGLLNGLGRDYDPITTVIQSSLCKLNPPRFGDVVFEVESFDTKLRSYSAPDSVTPHLAFQAQQSGYGNQSRGGYRGRGRSGQNRGRGGYSSRGRGFSQH; from the coding sequence ATGGCGACTGTATATCATTTCCCTGATAACATTCATGTTACCAGCACTGTCACTATCAAGTTGAACAACACCAACTATCTTCTTTGGAAAACTCAATTTGAGTCTCTTTTGTCATGCCAAAAGCTCATCGGGTTCGTTAATGGTGCCATCACAGCTCCGCCGCGTACCATCACGTCAACGACCGGCAACACTGCCACAGAGGTCCCAAATCCGCAGTATGACTCCTGGTTCTGCACAGATCAACTCATTCGTTCTTGGCTGTTTGGAACCTTGTCAGAGGAGGTACTCGGGTACGTTCATAATCTCACCACCTCTAGAGATATCTGGCTCTCTTTAGCTGAAAACTTCAATAAGAGTAGCATAGCTAGGGAGTTTGCTCTTCGTCGTAGCTTGTGGGTTCTAGAGAAAAAAGTTATGGCCTTTGCTGCTTATTGTCGTGAATTTATTGCCATCTGCGATGCTCTTAGCTCTATTGGAAAACCCATTGACGAGTCCCTTAAGATCTTTGGGTTATTGAATGGGTTAGGTCGTGATTATGACCCAATCACGACTGTGATTCAAAGCTCTCTGTGTAAACTCAACCCTCCCAGATTTGGTGATGTCGTGTTTGAAGTCGAAAGCTTTGACACAAAGCTCAGATCCTACAGTGCTCCTGACTCAGTCACTCCACACTTAGCTTTTCAAGCTCAGCAGTCAGGATATGGCAATCAATCTAGAGGGGGATATCGAGGCAGAGGAAGGTCTGGTCAaaacagaggacgtggtggCTATTCTTCAAGAGGCAGAGGTTTCTCTCAACACTAG
- the LOC104731397 gene encoding uncharacterized protein LOC104731397 isoform X1 translates to MECNYISDLHPGRKNWVIQAKVLSIWVLCEFFTKRVLLLADEKGDTIEATIVFTEFEYEIPRFIKDGEWYSLSDFKVIKPTLKERNTTHPYQIKVWEKTKMNLIQPITCKNYFRFEDFADINHARVNEGVTFDVCGCIIDVSEMNEGVSVVPQNGRTNLCDGVVIKLLNGRYTMYCQYLWLIKDLY, encoded by the exons ATGGAATGCAACTATATCTCCGATCTACATCCGGGACGGAAAAATTGGGTCATACAAGCTAAGGTTTTAAGTATTTGGGTTCTTTGTGAGTTTTTCACCAAAAGGGTGTTGCTTCTCGCAGATGAAAAG ggTGACACAATCGAAGCCACAATTGTGTTTACTGAGTTTGAATATGAAATACCAAGATTTATTAAAGACGGTGAATGGTATTCCTTAAGTGATTTCAAAGTCATCAAGCCAAccctaaaagaaagaaacacaactCATCCTTACCAAATAAAGGTTtgggagaaaacaaaaatgaatctAATTCAGCCGATTACTTGCAAAAATTATTTTCGCTTTGAAGATTTTGCAGATATAAATCATGCAAGAGTAAATGAAGGTGTTACTTTCG ATGTGTGTGGATGTATAATAGATGTCTCTGAAATGAATGAAGGAGTAAGTGTCGTTCCTCAAAATGGGCGGACCAACCTTTGCGATGGTGTTgttatcaaacttttaaatGGGAG GTACACCATGTATTGTCAATACTTATGGCTCATCAAGGATCTATATTAA
- the LOC104731397 gene encoding uncharacterized protein LOC104731397 isoform X2: MECNYISDLHPGRKNWVIQAKVLSIWVLCEFFTKRVLLLADEKGDTIEATIVFTEFEYEIPRFIKDGEWYSLSDFKVIKPTLKERNTTHPYQIKVWEKTKMNLIQPITCKNYFRFEDFADINHARVNEGVTFDVCGCIIDVSEMNEGVSVVPQNGRTNLCDGVVIKLLNGRNETLKCHAMGNYAS, translated from the exons ATGGAATGCAACTATATCTCCGATCTACATCCGGGACGGAAAAATTGGGTCATACAAGCTAAGGTTTTAAGTATTTGGGTTCTTTGTGAGTTTTTCACCAAAAGGGTGTTGCTTCTCGCAGATGAAAAG ggTGACACAATCGAAGCCACAATTGTGTTTACTGAGTTTGAATATGAAATACCAAGATTTATTAAAGACGGTGAATGGTATTCCTTAAGTGATTTCAAAGTCATCAAGCCAAccctaaaagaaagaaacacaactCATCCTTACCAAATAAAGGTTtgggagaaaacaaaaatgaatctAATTCAGCCGATTACTTGCAAAAATTATTTTCGCTTTGAAGATTTTGCAGATATAAATCATGCAAGAGTAAATGAAGGTGTTACTTTCG ATGTGTGTGGATGTATAATAGATGTCTCTGAAATGAATGAAGGAGTAAGTGTCGTTCCTCAAAATGGGCGGACCAACCTTTGCGATGGTGTTgttatcaaacttttaaatGGGAG GAATGAAACTCTAAAATGTCATGCAATGGGAAATTATGCTTCATAA
- the LOC109127930 gene encoding uncharacterized protein LOC109127930: protein MHEPTVSDFGLLKRILRYIKGTLHMGLYLRKSSNLSLSAYCDSDHAGCKKTRRSTTGFCVLLGPNLISWSARRQETVSNSSTKAEYRALTATAHEITWLSFLLRDLKISQQFPTLLQCDNLSTVYLSTNPALHKRSKHFDTDFHYIREQVAL from the coding sequence ATGCACGAACCAACTGTCTCTGACTTTGGTCTGCTCAAACGCATCCTTCGATACATCAAAGGCACTCTGCATATGGGGTTGTATCTACGGAAAAGCTCTAATCTATCTTTGTCGGCTTACTGTGACAGCGATCACGCCGGATGTAAGAAGACTAGACGATCTACCACTGGTTTCTGTGTTCTTCTTGGTCCCAATCTGATTAGCTGGTCGGCTAGAAGGCAAGAAACGGTCTCAAATTCATCAACCAAGGCGGAATATAGAGCTTTGACTGCTACTGCTCATGAAATCACTTGGCTCTCGTTTCTCCTTCGAGACTTGAAGATCTCACAACAATTTCCCACTCTACTGCAGTGTGATAATCTCTCTACAGTTTACTTGAGTACCAATCCTGCGCTTCACAAACGATCCAAGCATTTCGACACTGACTTCCACTACATCAGGGAACAAGTCGCATTATAA